GAGGAACTTGCCGGTGGCCTGGTCCAGGGTGTTGGCCAGTACTTTGGCACGTGGGTTGTCGTAGGTGTTGCCCAGGTGCTCGAGGGAGGCAGCCAGGGCCAGGAATTCACCCAGCGAATCCCAACGCAGGAAGTTCTCTTCGACCAGCTGCTGCACGTGCTTGGGTGCCGAACCGCCGGCGCCGGTCTCGAACAGGCCGCCACCGTTCATCAGCGGCACGATCGACAGCATCTTGGCGCTGGTGCCCAGTTCCATGATCGGGAACAGGTCGGTCAGGTAGTCGCGCAGCACGTTGCCGGTCACCGAGATGGTGTCCTTGCCTTCGCGGATGCGAGCCAGGGAGAACTTGATGGCGTCGACCGGCGCCAGGACGCGGATGTCCAGGCCAGTGGTGTCGTGATCCTTCAGGTACTTCTGTACCTTCTCGATCATCACGCCGTCGTGGGCGCGAGCCGGGTCCAGCCAGAACACCGCCGGGGTGTTGCTCAGGCGGGCGCGGTTGACAGCCAGTTTCACCCAATCCTGGATCGGTGCGTCCTTGGTCTGGCACATGCGGAAGATGTCACCGGCTTCGACGTTCTGCTCCAGAACGACGTTGCCCTTGCCATCGACCACGCGCACGACACCGTCGGTCTTGATCTGGAAGGTCTTGTCGTGGGAACCGTACTCTTCGGCCTTCTGCGCCATCAGGCCAACGTTCGGTACGCTGCCCATGGTAGTCGGATCGAAGGCGCCGTTTTTCTTGCAGTCTTCGATGGTGGCCTGGTAGATGCCGGCGTAGCAGCGGTCCGGAATGATCGCCTTGGCGTCTTGCAGCTCGCCTGCGGCGTTCCACATCTTGCCCGAGTCGCGGATCATCGCTGGCATCGAAGCGTCGACGATGACGTCGCTCGGTACGTGCAGGTTGGTGATGCCCTTGTCGGAGTTGACCATGGCCAGGGCCGGGCGAACGGTGTACAGGGCCTGGATGTCGGCTTCGATCTCGGCCTGCTTGTCGGCTGGCAGGTCCTTGATGCGGGCGTACAGGTCGCCGATGCCGTTGTTGGCGTTGAAGCCTACTTCAGCCAGGGCGGCCGCGTGCTTGGCCAGGACTTCGCCGTAGAACTCCTCGACGATGACGCCGAACATGATCGGGTCGGAGACCTTCATCATGGTGGCTTTCAGGTGCACCGAGAGCAGTACGCCAGAAGCCTTGGCATCGGCGATCTGCTCGGCGATGAAGGCTTTCAGGGCCTTGCGGCTCAGGGTGGCGCAGTCGATGACTTCGGCGGCCTTGACGGCGGTTTTCTCTTTCAGGACGGTGGTGGAACCGTCCTTGCCGACCAGTTCGATGCGCAGGCTGTCGTCAGCCTCGATCAGCGCGGCTTTCTCGCTGCCGTAGAAGTCGCCCTGGGTCATGTGGGCAACGTGCGACTTGGAGTCGGCGGCCCAGGCACCCATCTTGTGCGGGTGCTTGCGGGCGTAGTTCTTGACCGACAGCGGTGCACGACGGTCGGAGTTGCCTTCGCGCAGTACCGGGTTCACGGCGCTGCCCTTGATGCGGTCGTAGCGCGCGCGGGACTCTTTCTCTTCGGCGCTGGCCGGCTCGTCGGCGTAGTCGGGGATGTTGAAGCCCTTGGCCTGAAGTTCCTTGATCGCCGCCTTCAGCTGTGGAACCGAAGCGGAGATGTTCGGCAGCTTGATGATGTTGGCTTCAGGGGTGGTGGCCAGCTGGCCCAGTTCCGCCAGGTGATCGCCTACCTGCTTCTCTGCGCCCAGTTGTTCCGGGAACGCCGCGAGGATACGGCCAGCCAGGGAAATGTCGCGGGTTTCGACGGCGATGTCAGCCGAAGCGGTGAAGGCTTCGATGATCGGCAGCAGCGAGTAGGTGGCGAGGGCGGGGGCTTCGTCGGTGAAGGTGTAGATGATCTTGGAACGGGTGGGCATGCGGGTTAACTCTCTATGTGCTGAGCGTACTCGAGTCTCGAGGTGCGCAGGGTAGGCGCTTCGCCCTGGCGACGCCATGAGCGGATGGTCGAGAGGCTGCGAGCGGTGATGGTGGATGCATCAGTCGAGCGTCAAATGCTGGGATGCGGTAACAGCCCAGGCTTTCTGGCCTTTCCTGGCCGAGGGCGAGCCGCATTTTCCAAGGGTTCGCCCCGATGACCCTGCGGTCAGGGCCGGAGTATATCAAACCCTTTGGCCTAATCAGCAAGGCGAAGTGATATCGACGCCTTTATAAGACCAAAGATGTACGGGCAATGTGGCGTGATGCCGCAGGGTGCCGGGGTTGTCCGGCTTGCAGGTCGGCGGATGTGGTTTAGGCTCATTGGATCGCATGATGTCCAACCACACCCGACAGCGGAGTAGTGCAAGCATGGGATACCAGAAAATCAAGGTTCCGACGGATGGCGCCAAGATCACCGTCAATGCAGACCATTCGCTCAACGTTCCCGACAAACCGATCATCCCCTACATCGAGGGCGATGGCATTGGTGTCGATGTCTCTCCGGTCATGATCAAGGTGGTGGATGCCGCCGTGCAGAAGGCCTATGGCGGCAAGCGCAAGATTGCCTGGATGGAGGTGTACGCCGGCGAGAAGGCCACTCAGGTCTATGATCAGGATACCTGGCTGCCCCAGGAGACCCTCGATGCGGTGCGCGACTACGTGGTGTCGATCAAGGGCCCGCTCACCACGCCGGTGGGGGGCGGTATCCGCTCGCTGAACGTCGCCCTGCGCCAGCAGCTGGACCTGTACGTCTGCCTGCGCCCGGTGTTGTGGTTCCAGGGCGTGCCCAGCCCGGTGAAGAAGCCTGGTGATGTCGACATGGTGATCTTCCGCGAGAACTCCGAGGATATCTACGCCGGTATCGAGTGGAAGGCTGGCTCGCCCGAGGCGAACAAGGTGATCAAGTTCCTGAAGGAGGAAATGGGCGTCACCAAGATCCGGTTCGACCAGGACTGCGGCATCGGGGTCAAGCCGGTCTCGCGCGAGGGCACCAAGCGCCTGGTGCGCAAGGCCCTGCAGTACGTGGTGGACAACGATCGCGAGTCGCTGACCCTGGTGCACAAGGGCAACATCATGAAATTCACCGAGGGTGCTTTCAAGGACTGGGGTTACGAAGTGGCGAAAGACGAATTCGGCGCCGAGCTGCTCGATGGCGGCCCGTGGATGAAATTCCGCAATCCGAAATCGGGCCGCGAAGTCATCGTCAAGGACGCCATTGCCGACGCCATGCTCCAGCAGATCCTGCTGCGTCCGGCCGAGTATGACGTGATTGCCACGCTCAACCTCAATGGTGACTACCTGTCCGACGCGCTGGCGGCGGAGGTGGGCGGTATCGGTATTGCGCCGGGTGCCAACCTTTCCGATACCGTGGCCATGTTCGAGGCGACCCATGGCACTGCGCCCAAGTATGCCGGGCAGGACAAGGTCAATCCGGGGTCGGTGATCCTGTCTGCCGAAATGATGTTGCGGCACATGGGCTGGACCGAAGCGGCCGACCTGATCATCAAGGGTACCAACGGGGCGATTGCCGCCAAGACCGTGACCTACGACTTCGAGCGCCTGATGGACGGCGCCAGGCTGGTGAGCAGCTCGGGCTTCGGCGATGAGATGATCAAGCACATGTGAGGTAACAAAAAAACCGGCCGTCTCTTCATATTAAAGAGGCGGCCGGTTTTTTCGTATAGGACAGGAGTTGGAGTCAGGCCTCGGCAGCCGTGTTCGCTTGCGAGGTGCCTACCGTGGTGCTGGGGCTGGAGATATTGACCGCGTGCAGTCCCTTGGGGCCTTGGACGATGTCGAAGGAGACGGTCTGGCCGGCCTTCAATGTCTTGTAGCCGTCCATCTGGATCGCCGAATAGTGGGCGAACAGGTCGTCTGTCTTGCCCTCTTCGTTGATGAACCCATAGCCCTTGGCATTGTTGAACCACTTGACTTTACCGCTTGCCATCCCTATGTCCCTCTGCAAAGGACTCCATCACTGGAGTATCATCCACTTCATCCGCATACGAACCGTGCGAAAAATCTGGTTGACTGCGCGGATCTTTATAGACCACGGTGGGTTCTTATTGGTTGTAACACCGTTTTGCCGATAGTCAAGGTCATGCGGCGGCCGCTCCTGCGGTGACTGCGCGGTCAATCCATTACCCTAACCTGTCGATATGATGAAATTCTTTCCATGCATGCACTCAGGCAGATTCGACTAACATTCAATCAGGATCATCCGAAGTCCGATGAGGACGACGGTGCAGGTCTGGCAGTGCAGGAAGCCAAGCCGATCCTGCAGGCGCCACCGATGTACAAGGTGGTTTTGTTCAATGATGACTACACGCCGATGGATTTCGTCGTCGAAGTGCTCGAGACGTTCTTCAGTCTGAACCGCGAGCTGGCGACCAAGATCATGCTGACCGTCCATACCGAGGGGCGGGCAGTGTGCGGATTGTTTACCCGCGACATCGCCGAGACCAAGGCCATGCAGGTCAATCAATACGCAAGAGAAAGCCAGCATCCGCTACTCTGTGAAATCGAGAAGGACGGTTAATCGCCGACCACTTGGGTATGAGGTGAAGCTATGTTAAACCGCGAGCTCGAAGTCACCCTCAATCTGGCCTTCAAGGAGGCCCGTTCGAAGCGTCATGAATTCATGACCGTCGAACACCTGTTGCTGGCACTCCTTGACAATGAGGCCGCCGCGACCGTTCTGCGCGCCTGTGGCGCCAATCTCGACAAGCTCAAGCATGACCTGCAGGAGTTCATCGATTCGACCACGCCACTGATTCCCGTCCACGACGAGGACCGCGAAACCCAGCCTACGCTTGGTTTCCAGCGTGTGCTGCAGCGCGCCGTTTTCCACGTGCAAAGCTCTGGCAAGCGTGAAGTGACCGGTGCCAATGTGCTGGTAGCGATCTTCAGCGAACAGGAAAGCCAGGCCGTGTTCCTGCTCAAGCAGCAGAGCGTGGCGCGCATCGATGTGGTCAACTACATCGCCCATGGCATCTCCAAAGTGCCGGGGCACGGTCCGCATGCCGACAGCGACCAGGAAATGCAGGATGAGGAGGGAGGCGAGGCGTCTTCGTCAAGCAACCCGCTGGACGCCTATGCCAGCAACCTCAACGAACTGGCCCGTGCCGGTCGTATCGATCCGCTGGTGGGGCGTGAGCAGGAGGTCGAGCGCGTCGCGCAGATCCTGGCCCGTCGCCGCAAGAACAACCCGCTGCTGGTCGGGGAGGCGGGCGTCGGCAAGACTGCCATCGCCGAAGGCCTGGCCAAGCGCATCGTCGATGGCCAGGTGCCGGACCTGTTGGCGCAGAGCGTGGTCTACTCGCTCGACCTGGGTGCACTGCTGGCCGGCACCAAATACCGCGGCGATTTCGAGAAGCGCTTCAAGGCGCTGCTGGGTGAGCTGCGCAAGCGTCCGCAGGCAATCCTGTTCATCGACGAGATTCACACCATCATTGGTGCCGGTGCGGCATCCGGTGGGGTGATGGATGCGTCCAACCTGCTCAAGCCATTGCTGTCCTCCGGCGATATCCGCTGCATCGGTTCGACCACCTTCCAGGAATTCCGTGGCATCTTCGAGAAGGACCGTGCCCTGGCGCGGCGTTTCCAGAAGGTCGATGTCAGCGAGCCGTCGGTGGAAGATACCGTTGGTATCCTGCGTGGCCTGAAGGGTCGTTTCGAAAGCCACCACAACATCGAGTACAGCGATGAGGCGCTGCGCGCGGCTGCAGAACTGGCTGCTCGCTACATCAATGACCGCCACATGCCGGACAAGGCCATCGACGTGATCGATGAAGCGGGTGCTTACCAGCGCCTGCAGCCGGAAGCCAGCCGGGTCAAGCGCATCGAGGTGCCGCAGGTCGAGGACATCGTCGCCAAGATCGCGCGGATTCCGCCGAAGCACGTCACCAGTTCCGACAAGGAGCTGCTGCGTAACCTGGAGCGTGACCTCAAGCTGACCGTGTTCGGTCAGGATGCGGCGATCGACTCGCTGTCCACCGCCATCAAGCTGTCGCGTGCAGGCCTGAAGGCGCCGGACAAGCCGGTCGGTTCGTTCCTGTTCGCAGGCCCGACCGGTGTCGGCAAGACCGAGGCTGCACGTCAGCTGGCCAAGGCGCTTGGGGTGGAGCTGGTGCGCTTCGACATGTCCGAGTACATGGAGCGGCATACCGTGTCGCGCCTGATCGGTGCGCCGCCCGGCTATGTCGGTTTCGACCAGGGCGGTCTGCTGACCGAGGCGATCACCAAGCAACCGCATTGTGTGCTGCTGCTCGATGAGATCGAGAAGGCCCATCCTGAAGTCTTCAACCTGCTGCTGCAGGTGATGGACCACGGGACGCTGACCGATAACAACGGACGCAAGGCAGACTTCCGCAACGTGATCCTGATCATGACCACCAACGCGGGTGCCGAAACCGCGGCGCGTGCCTCGATCGGCTTCACCCAGCAGGATCACACGTCCGATGCCATGGAAGTCATCCGCAAGAGCTTCACGCCGGAGTTCCGCAACCGCCTGGACACCATCATCCAGTTCGGCCGCCTGAGTCACGAGACGATCAAGAGTATCGTCGACAAGTTCCTCATCGAGCTGCAGGCCCAGTTGGAAGACAAGCGCGTGTTGCTGGAGGTCAGCGACGAGGCGCGCGGCTGGCTGGCAGTCAAGGGCTACGACGTGCAGATGGGCGCACGCCCGATGGCACGACTCATCCAGGACAAGATCAAGCGGCCGCTGGCCGAGGAGATCCTGTTCGGCGAGCTGTCCGAGCACGGTGGCGTGGTGCATGTCGAGTTGCGTGACGGTGAGCTGGTCTTCGATTTCGAGACCACGGCCGAGGTTGCGTAACAGCGGTGTCGCGCTGTGCCTGTGGGAGCGGCTTTGGTCGCGATCACAGGCACGGCCGGTCTACATTCAAGCAGATACAAAAAAGCCCGGCACATAGGCCGGGCTTTGTCATGGCTGGAGCTTAGCGGGCGCGGTAGGTGATGCGGCCCTTGCTCAGGTCGTATGGCGTCAGTTCGACGCGAACCTTGTCGCCAGTGAGAATACGGATGTAGTTCTTGCGCATCTTGCCGGAGATGTGCGCGGTAACGACGTGCCCGTTTTCCAACTCCACGCGGAACATGGTGTTGGGCAGGGTGTCGACGACAGTGCCTTCCATTTCGAAGCTGTCTTCTTTCGACATGCAGTAAAGCCCTCGGTATCCAGTGATGGCCCGACGCACGACTGCACCGGGCAAAAAAAGTGGCGTGGATTATGCCCGAAAACTGTGTTTCAAGCCAATGCTTTCAGTTGAGGCTGACCCAGCGCTGGTTGATCAGCAGTTCGATGGGGCGATACTGGGTCTTGTAGTTCATCTTCTTGCAGTTCTTGATCCAGTAACCCAGGTAGACAGCCTCGAGATTCTGCCGCAGCGCTTCGGTGATCTGCCAGAGAATGGCAAAGCGCCCCAGGCTGCGACGTTCTTCATCAGGCTCGTAGAAGGTGTAGACCGCCGAAAGGCCGTTGGGCAGCAGGTCGCAAACGGCGATCGCCAGCAGGCGGCCTTCGAGGCGGAACTCGTAGAACCAGCAGAACGGCAGGTCGCGTACCAGGAAGGTGGAGAACTGGTCGCGGCTGGGCGGATACATGTCGCCGTCCGAATGGCGCTGTTCGATGTAGCGTCGATACAGGTCGAAGTACTCTTCCTTGAAGGCTGGGCGCGCAGCGGTGACGGTGACGTCGGCGTTGCGTTTGAGGATGCGCCGCTGCTGGCGGTTGGGGATGAAGCGTGCCGCGGGGATGCGTGCCGGCACGCAGGCATTGCAATTCTGGCAGTGCGGGCGATAGAGATGATCGCCGCTGCGACGAAAACCCATTTCAGAAAGGTCGGCGTACACATGGACGTCCATCGGCTGGCTGGGGTCCAGGAACAGCGTGGTCGCCTGCTCCTCCGGCAGATAGCTGCAGGAGTGAGGTTGAGTGGCATAGAACTTCAACCGCGCCAACTCTGTCATGATCGACCCCTCGGCAAGACGTTGTCTTAAGTGTATGCCAGCAATGGGAACTCGCCTAGCGAACCCAGGTTGCCTTGCTGGGCTCGTCGAGGTGGTGCGCGAGATAACCGGCGAACTCGGCGCGGCTGATGGCGCGAGCACCGAGGCTGTGCAAATGATTGGTCGGCATCTGGCAGTCGATCAGGGCAAAGCCGGCCTGGCGCAGGTGCTCGACCAGGGTCGCGAAGCCCACCTTCGAAGCGTTGTCGGCACGGCTGAACATGGACTCTCCGAAGAACAGCTGGCCCATGGCCAAGCCATACAGGCCACCGACCAGCTCGCCATCCTGGCGCACCTCCACCGAATGGGCGATGCCGCGTCGATGCAGTTCACAGTACGCGGCCTGCATGCTGTCGGTGATCCAGGTACCGTCGGCGTAGTCGCGCGGTGCGGCGCAAGCGGCGATGACCCGTTCGAAGTCGCTGTCGAAGCTCACCTGGTAGCGGCCCTGGCGCAGGAGCTTGGCCAGTGAGCGCGAAACGTGCAACTCGTCCGGGAAGAGTACGGTGCGCGGGTCCGGTGACCACCAGAGGATGGGTTGGCCGTCCTGGTACCAGGGAAAGCAGCCATGACGATAGGCCTGGATCAGGCGCTCCGGCGTCAGGTCGCCACCGGCGGCGAGCAGGCCGTTGGGCTCGTTCAGGGCTTTTTCCAGGGGCGGGAAGGTCAGCGAGTCGCGGGTCAGCCAGGTGAGCATGGTCTTTCGGCGGTAGGGGAGGGGAGAGGGCAGCATGGCGGCTGAAAGAAACGTGGTCAACGTCTGGCCTTGTGCTGCCCGAGGGGCTGCCAGCGAATGGGATTGGTTCCTGCCCGCCATTGGTGGTTTTGGCACAGCGTATACGGCGCTTTCCTACGCATTAATGAGCCATCCGGCACCAACCCGGACATTTGCTGTCATACCTGTGCAAAAATACAGCATAAGCCTTTGTCACAGAACAAAATGCATGCTCAAATTGCACCCATGGAAATCGGCCCTCCGTTCATGCGCCATGCGGCGTGCCGCCATGGCGGCAGGCGGGCAGTAATGATAAAAGTAGTGGTTCGTCGGCCAGTCATCGGCTCGATCACTATTTAACGCGCAGCGAGCGCAGGAATAGACGCGTTTTGAAGAAATCCACCGCAACCCCGACCCCTTTGCCCGTGCCATTGTGGCGCCAGCAGTTGCATTATCGCCTGAAGGAAGGCGCGCTGATCGCCGTCGGTGCCCTGTGCCTGTACCTGTGGATGGCGCTGCTGACCTACGACACGTCCGATCCGAGCTTCAGCCACACCAGCAACGTCGACCAGGTGCAGAATGCTGCCGGGCGCGCCGGAGCCTTCTTCGCCGACATCCTGTTCATGGTGCTCGGCTATTTCGCCTACATTTTCCCGTTGCTGCTGGCAATCAAGACCTGGCAGATCTTCCGCGAGCGCCATCAGCCCTGGCAATGGAGCGGCTGGCTATTCTCCTGGCGCTTGATCGGCCTGGTGTTCCTGGTGCTGTCGGGCGCGGCGCTGGCGCATATCCATTTCCACCCCACTGCGAGCATGCCGTTCTCCGCAGGCGGTGCCCTGGGTGAAAGCCTGGGTGACCTGGCGCGCAACCTGCTGAACGTGCAGGGCAGCACGCTGATGTTCATCGCCCTGTTCCTGTTCGGCCTGACCGTGTTCACCGATCTGTCCTGGTTCAAGGTGATGGATGTCACCGGCAAGATCACCCTCGATCTGTTCGAACTGGTGCAGGGCGCAGCCACTCGCTGGTGGGAGGCGCGCAACGAGCGCAAGCGCCTGGTGGCGCAACTGCGCGAGGTAGATGACCAGGTCGATGAGGTGGTTGCTCCTGTGGTCGCGGACAAACGCGAGCAGATCAAGGCCCGCGAGCGCATCATCGAGCGCGACGAGGCACTCACCAAGCACGTGGCCCAGCGCGAGCAACAGCCGGCCCCGGTGATCAACATCCCCGCGCCGCCGCCCAAGGCTGCCGAACCGAGCAAGCGGGTGATGAAGGAGAAGCAGGCGCCGCTGTTCGTCGACAGCGCCGTCGAAGGCACGCTGCCGTCGATCTCCATTCTCGACCCGGCCGAGCAGAAGAAGATCGAGTATTCGCCCGAGTCGCTGGCTGGCGTCGGTCACCTGCTGGAAATCAAGCTGAAGGAATTCGGTGTCGAGGTGTCGGTGGACTCCATCCATCCGGGCCCGGTGATTACCCGTTACGAAATCCAGCCGGCTGCAGGTGTCAAGGTCAGCCGCATCGCCAACCTGGCGAAGGACCTGGCGCGTTCGCTGGCAGTGACCAGCGTGCGGGTGGTCGAGGTGATCCCCGGCAAGACTACCGTGGGTATCGAAATCCCCAACGAGAACCGTCAGATGGTGCGCTTCTCCGAAGTGCTGTCGACCCCGCAGTACGACGAGCAGAAGTCGCCGGTCACCCTCGCGCTGGGGCATGACATCGGCGGCAAGCCAGTGATCACCGACCTTGCCAAGATGCCGCACCTGCTGGTGGCCGGTACCACCGGTTCCGGTAAATCGGTGGGTGTGAACGCGATGATCCTTTCGATCCTGTTCAAGTCCGGCCCTGAAGATGCGCGGCTGATCATGATCGACCCGAAGATGCTCGAACTGTCGATCTACGAAGGCATTCCGCACCTGCTGTGCCCGGTGGTCACCGACATGAAGGACGCCGCCAACGCCCTGCGCTGGAGCGTCGCCGAGATGGAGCGCCGCTACAAGCTGATGGCTGCCATGGGCGTGCGTAACCTGGCGGGCTTCAACCGCAAGATCAAGGACGCCCAGGAAGCGGGTGAGGTCATCCACGATCCGCTGTACCGTCGCGAGAGCATGGAAGACGAGCCGCCGACGCTCAAGACCCTGCCGACCATCGTGGTGGTTGTCGATGAATTCGCCGACATGATGATGATCGTCGGCAAGAAGGTCGAAGAGCTGATCGCGCGGATCGCCCAGAAGGCGCGGGCGGCCGGTATCCACCTGATCCTCGCCACCCAGCGTCCGTCGGTCGATGTCATCACCGGCCTGATCAAGGCCAACATCCCGACCCGCATGGCGTTCCAGGTGTCGAGCAAGATCGACTCGCGGACCATCATCGACCAGGGCGGTGCCGAGCAGCTGCTCGGTCATGGTGACATGCTCTACATGCCGCCGGGTACCAGTCTACCGATCCGTGTTCATGGTGCCTTCGTGTCCGACGATGAAGTGCATCGCGTGGTCGAGGCGTGGAAGCTGCGTGGCGCACCGGACTACAACGACGACATCCTCAACGGTGTCGAAGAGGCCGGCAGCGGCTTCGAAGGTGGCGGCGGTGGTGGCGATGGTGACGATGCGGAAACCGACGCCCTGTACGACGAAGCGGTGCAGTTCGTACTCGAGAGCCGCCGGGCGTCGATCTCCGCGGTACAGCGCAAGCTCAAGATCGGCTACAACCGTGCCGCGCGGATGATCGAGGCGATGGAGATGGCCGGCGTAGTCACCCCGATGAACAGCAACGGCTCGCGGGAAGTGATTGCCCCGGGTGGCCCGCGCGATTGATGATCACTTTGCCGGGCGCCAACGACGGCGTTCGGCCTATTCACTGCTCAATGAGGATTCCCATGCGCGCGATTCGCATGCTGTTGGTTTCTGCCCTGACCCTGGGCTCGGTTACGGCTCATGCCGGTGAGCAAGACGTACAGCGCCTGACCCAATTGCTGGAAAAGTCCCAGACCATCGAGGCCAACTTCTCCCAGCTGACCCTGGATGCCAGCGGCACCAGCTTGCAGGAAACGACCGGCAAGATGACGGTCAAGCGTCCGGGGCTGTTCTACTGGCACACCGATGCTCCGCAGGAGCAGGTGGTGGTGTCCGATGGGCAAAAAGTCACCCTGTGGGACCCGGACCTGGAACAGGCCACGGTCAAGAAGCTTGACGTGCGTTTGAGCCAGACCCCGGCGCTGCTGCTGTCCGGCGATGTCTCCAAAATCAGCCAGAGCTTCGACATCGCGTCGAAGGAGCAGGGCGAGGTCATGGACTTCACCCTCAAGCCCAAGACCAAGGACACGCTGTTCGACTCCCTGCGCATCTCGTTCCGCAAAGGGCTGATCAATGACATGCAACTGATCGACAGCGTCGGTCAGCGCACCAACATCCTGTTCAACGGGGTCAAGGCCAACCAGGCTGTCCCGGCGAGCACGTTCCAGTTCAAGATCCCGGAAGGCGCCGACGTCATCCAGGAGTAACGCGAGGCATCATGGACCTGTTTCGAAGCGAACCCGTTGCCCAGCCCCTGGCTGCTCGCCTGCGTCCGTCCAACCTGGACGAGTACGTGGGCCAGGAGCACCTGCTGGCGCGCGGCAAGCCGCTGCGTGAAGCGCTGGAGCAGGGTGCGCTGCACTCGATGATCTTCTGGGGGCCGCCGGGGGTTGGCAAAACGACGCTGGCCCGGCTGCTTGCGCAGTTTTGCGATGCACATTTCGAGACGGTCTCGGCGGTGCTGGCGGGGGTCAAGGAAATCCGCCAGGCCGTCGAGGTGGCCAAGCAGCAGGCCGGCCAGTATGGTCGGCGTACCATCCTGTTCGTCGATGAAGTGCACCGCTTCAACAAGTCCCAGCAGGATGCCTTTCTACCCTACGTCGAAGACGGCACCTTGCTGTTCATCGGCGCCACCACCGAAAACCCTTCGTTCGAACTGAACAACGCCTTGCTGTCGCGGGCCCGGGTCTATGTGCTCAAGAGCCTGGACGAAGCGGCCCTGCGCAAGTTGGTCAACCGTGCGCTGACCGAAGAACGTGGGCTGGGCAAGCGCAACCTGCGGGTCGGCGATGAGGCGTTCAAAATGCTCATGGCTGCCGCCGATGGCGATGGTCGGCGCATGCTCAACTTCCTCGAGAACGCTTCCGACCTTGCCGAGGATGGCAGCGAAATCGACGTGCAGATGCTGCAAAGCCTGCTTGGCGACAGCCGCCGCCGCTTCGACAAGGGTGGCGAGGCGTTCTATGACCAGATATCAGCGCTGCACAAGTCGGTGCGCGGCTCCAATCCTGACGGTGCGCTGTACTGGTTCGCGCGCATGCTCGATGGCGGTTGCGATCCCTTGTACATCGCCCGTCGCGTGGTGCGCATGGCCAGCGAGGACATCGGTAACGCCGACCCCCGTGCACTGAGCCTGTGCCTGGCAGCCTGGGATGTCCAGGAGCGCCTGGGCAGCCCCGAGGGCGAGCTGGCGGTGGCCCAGGCCATCACTTACCTTGCCTGCGCACCCAAGAGCAACGCCGTCTACATGGGCTTCAAGACCGCCTTGCGCGAGGCTGCCGAGCATGGCTCGCTCGAAGTGCCACTGCACTTGCGCAACGCACCGACCAAGCTGATGAAGCAACTGGGCTATGGCGATGAGTACCGCTACGCCCACGACGAGCCGGATGCCTACGCAGCAGGCGAAGATTACTTCCCCGACGAACTCGAGCCACGCCCCTATTATCAGCCAGTGCCACGTGGCCTGGAGTTGAAGATTGGCGAGAAACTGCGCCACCTTGCCGAACTGGACCGCAACAGCCCCCGTCAACGGAGAAAAACGTGATTGCCCTGATCGCTTCGGTGAGCGCCGCAGGTATTGCTGGCACCTTGCTTCGCTTTGCGGCGGGCAACTGGGTCAATGCCCACTGGCCACGGCACTTCTATCTCGCTACGCTTGCGGTCAATCTGGTGGGCTGCCTGATCATTGGTGTGCTGTA
The Pseudomonas putida genome window above contains:
- the ftsK gene encoding DNA translocase FtsK is translated as MKKSTATPTPLPVPLWRQQLHYRLKEGALIAVGALCLYLWMALLTYDTSDPSFSHTSNVDQVQNAAGRAGAFFADILFMVLGYFAYIFPLLLAIKTWQIFRERHQPWQWSGWLFSWRLIGLVFLVLSGAALAHIHFHPTASMPFSAGGALGESLGDLARNLLNVQGSTLMFIALFLFGLTVFTDLSWFKVMDVTGKITLDLFELVQGAATRWWEARNERKRLVAQLREVDDQVDEVVAPVVADKREQIKARERIIERDEALTKHVAQREQQPAPVINIPAPPPKAAEPSKRVMKEKQAPLFVDSAVEGTLPSISILDPAEQKKIEYSPESLAGVGHLLEIKLKEFGVEVSVDSIHPGPVITRYEIQPAAGVKVSRIANLAKDLARSLAVTSVRVVEVIPGKTTVGIEIPNENRQMVRFSEVLSTPQYDEQKSPVTLALGHDIGGKPVITDLAKMPHLLVAGTTGSGKSVGVNAMILSILFKSGPEDARLIMIDPKMLELSIYEGIPHLLCPVVTDMKDAANALRWSVAEMERRYKLMAAMGVRNLAGFNRKIKDAQEAGEVIHDPLYRRESMEDEPPTLKTLPTIVVVVDEFADMMMIVGKKVEELIARIAQKARAAGIHLILATQRPSVDVITGLIKANIPTRMAFQVSSKIDSRTIIDQGGAEQLLGHGDMLYMPPGTSLPIRVHGAFVSDDEVHRVVEAWKLRGAPDYNDDILNGVEEAGSGFEGGGGGGDGDDAETDALYDEAVQFVLESRRASISAVQRKLKIGYNRAARMIEAMEMAGVVTPMNSNGSREVIAPGGPRD
- the lolA gene encoding outer membrane lipoprotein chaperone LolA → MRAIRMLLVSALTLGSVTAHAGEQDVQRLTQLLEKSQTIEANFSQLTLDASGTSLQETTGKMTVKRPGLFYWHTDAPQEQVVVSDGQKVTLWDPDLEQATVKKLDVRLSQTPALLLSGDVSKISQSFDIASKEQGEVMDFTLKPKTKDTLFDSLRISFRKGLINDMQLIDSVGQRTNILFNGVKANQAVPASTFQFKIPEGADVIQE
- a CDS encoding replication-associated recombination protein A, which produces MDLFRSEPVAQPLAARLRPSNLDEYVGQEHLLARGKPLREALEQGALHSMIFWGPPGVGKTTLARLLAQFCDAHFETVSAVLAGVKEIRQAVEVAKQQAGQYGRRTILFVDEVHRFNKSQQDAFLPYVEDGTLLFIGATTENPSFELNNALLSRARVYVLKSLDEAALRKLVNRALTEERGLGKRNLRVGDEAFKMLMAAADGDGRRMLNFLENASDLAEDGSEIDVQMLQSLLGDSRRRFDKGGEAFYDQISALHKSVRGSNPDGALYWFARMLDGGCDPLYIARRVVRMASEDIGNADPRALSLCLAAWDVQERLGSPEGELAVAQAITYLACAPKSNAVYMGFKTALREAAEHGSLEVPLHLRNAPTKLMKQLGYGDEYRYAHDEPDAYAAGEDYFPDELEPRPYYQPVPRGLELKIGEKLRHLAELDRNSPRQRRKT
- the aat gene encoding leucyl/phenylalanyl-tRNA--protein transferase produces the protein MLTWLTRDSLTFPPLEKALNEPNGLLAAGGDLTPERLIQAYRHGCFPWYQDGQPILWWSPDPRTVLFPDELHVSRSLAKLLRQGRYQVSFDSDFERVIAACAAPRDYADGTWITDSMQAAYCELHRRGIAHSVEVRQDGELVGGLYGLAMGQLFFGESMFSRADNASKVGFATLVEHLRQAGFALIDCQMPTNHLHSLGARAISRAEFAGYLAHHLDEPSKATWVR
- a CDS encoding arginyltransferase; its protein translation is MTELARLKFYATQPHSCSYLPEEQATTLFLDPSQPMDVHVYADLSEMGFRRSGDHLYRPHCQNCNACVPARIPAARFIPNRQQRRILKRNADVTVTAARPAFKEEYFDLYRRYIEQRHSDGDMYPPSRDQFSTFLVRDLPFCWFYEFRLEGRLLAIAVCDLLPNGLSAVYTFYEPDEERRSLGRFAILWQITEALRQNLEAVYLGYWIKNCKKMNYKTQYRPIELLINQRWVSLN
- the infA gene encoding translation initiation factor IF-1, translating into MSKEDSFEMEGTVVDTLPNTMFRVELENGHVVTAHISGKMRKNYIRILTGDKVRVELTPYDLSKGRITYRAR